The genome window TACTGGTCGCGCAGGTCGGTCTGGCGCGTGCGCATGGAAGTCTCGCGGCCCTGGATGAAGACCATCTTCACGTCGGTGCGAACATCCAGGGGATCACCGTTGGCGACCACCACGTTGGCCATCTTGCCCACGTCGAGCGAGCCCAACTGGTCGGAGACGCCCCAGATCTCCGCCGGGTTCAGGGTGAGGGCCTTGAGGGCCTCGTCGTAGGGCAGGCCCCAGGCCACGGCGTAGCCGGCCGCATAAGGCAGGTTGCGGGCGTTGTGCGAGTCGTAGGAGGCGAAGGCGATCTTCACTCCGCGCTGTGCCAGCTCGGCCGGCAGCCGGTAGACCGCGTCATAGCGCTGGTCGTCGTGGGGGAAGTCGTAGATGGGTCCCACGATGACCGGCACCTTCAGCGCCGCGATGTAGTCCAGGATGCTCTGCGCGTGGGTGAGGTGGTTGAGTACGATCCTGAGGTTGAACTCGTGCGCCAGGTCCACCGCCGTCTGCAGGTCGTTGGATTCTTCGGCGCTGAGCACCACCGGCTTCGAGCCCGCCAGATAGGGCAGCAGGGCCTCGAGCTTGAGATCGCGCTTGGGCTCCATCGGCTCCGCGCCCTTCTTCTCCTTCTGCCACTCGGCCAACTTCTTCTGATAGTCGGCGAGCTTGCGCCCGTACTCCTGGGCGTCGAGGAAGGACTGGCGCAACTGCGTGGCCATCCCCATGCGGGTGAAGGGATACTTGGCGCTCTCGAAGGAGCGGTTGCGGCGCTGCGCTCCGGTGAAGTTCATGGGCAGGGCGAGGTCGCGCAGCAGCAGCATCTGGTCGCGGTCGCGCCCGGCGAGCTGGATGAAGGAATCCTGCCCCGGCAGCGTGTCCTGGCTCTCGGGCGCCACGATGGCGTTGGTCACGCCGTTCACCCGGGTGACGGGGATGAGCGAACTCTCGGCGTGGAAGGCGTCGTAGACGTGCATGTGGGGCATGATCTCGTCGCTCATCTCGATGAGGTCGTTGCTCGACTGCACCGCCGAGATCTCGGTCAGACCCAGGTTGGTCTCGGAGTCGATGAGCCCGGGATAGACGGTCATCCCCTGCACCTCGATGACGCGCGCGCCCTTGGGGATGGCCACCGTGCCGGACTTGCCGACGGCGGTGATCTTGCCGTTCTCCATCACCAGCACGCCGTCTTCGATGACGCCGTGGGTGATGGTCAGCAGCTTGCCCCCGCGCAGCACGATGGCCTGCTCCGGGGAAGCGGCCGCCGCCTTCTTCGCAGGTTTCTGTCCGAATGCCAGCGAGGCCGAAAGGAGAAGGACAAAAACGGCCACGATCTCAATGACCCGATGACCCGATGATTCCATCCCCCGATGTCTCATTGTCCCTCCTTGTAGTGCGTCAGCCCCAGGCCGGGGAGCGAGCGGTCGAACCACACGTCGCCGTCGATGATGGCCTTGTCCACCAGGCCGTAGCTGGAGAGCGGATAGCCGGTCCAGATGGTGATGTCGGCGTCCTTGCCCACGTCCAGCGAGCCCACGCGGTCGTCCACCCCGATGATCCAGGCGGGGTTCAGGGTGATCATCTTGAGCGCCTCCTCCTCGGTGGCGCCGCCGTAGCGCATGGTCTTGCCCGCCTCCTGATTGAGGCGGCGGGTGTAGTCGTCGGAGTCGCTCTTGATGGCCACGCGCACGCCCTTGCGCATGCTCATGACCGCATTCCAGGGAATGGCGTCGTAGGCCTCGACCTTGAAGCCCCACCAGTCGGCCCAGGTGGCGATGCCGACGTTGGCGGCGGCGATCTTGTCGGCCACCTTGTAGATCTCCACCGCGTGGTGGAAGGCGCGGATCTTGTAGCCGAACTCGTTGGCGATGGCCAGTTCGGTGAGGAACTCGTCAGCGCGGTAGCAGTGGATCTGCACCAGGAACTTGCCGCGCAGGATGTCGGCCAGGGCCTCCAGCTTCAGGTCCCGGTGCGGCGGCATGGCG of Terriglobales bacterium contains these proteins:
- a CDS encoding amidohydrolase family protein translates to MAVFVLLLSASLAFGQKPAKKAAAASPEQAIVLRGGKLLTITHGVIEDGVLVMENGKITAVGKSGTVAIPKGARVIEVQGMTVYPGLIDSETNLGLTEISAVQSSNDLIEMSDEIMPHMHVYDAFHAESSLIPVTRVNGVTNAIVAPESQDTLPGQDSFIQLAGRDRDQMLLLRDLALPMNFTGAQRRNRSFESAKYPFTRMGMATQLRQSFLDAQEYGRKLADYQKKLAEWQKEKKGAEPMEPKRDLKLEALLPYLAGSKPVVLSAEESNDLQTAVDLAHEFNLRIVLNHLTHAQSILDYIAALKVPVIVGPIYDFPHDDQRYDAVYRLPAELAQRGVKIAFASYDSHNARNLPYAAGYAVAWGLPYDEALKALTLNPAEIWGVSDQLGSLDVGKMANVVVANGDPLDVRTDVKMVFIQGRETSMRTRQTDLRDQYMGK
- a CDS encoding amidohydrolase family protein produces the protein RMGNFEVQRQAFEDARDYMHKWDEYNAKVAKGDKDAMPPHRDLKLEALADILRGKFLVQIHCYRADEFLTELAIANEFGYKIRAFHHAVEIYKVADKIAAANVGIATWADWWGFKVEAYDAIPWNAVMSMRKGVRVAIKSDSDDYTRRLNQEAGKTMRYGGATEEEALKMITLNPAWIIGVDDRVGSLDVGKDADITIWTGYPLSSYGLVDKAIIDGDVWFDRSLPGLGLTHYKEGQ